A region of Catenibacterium mitsuokai DNA encodes the following proteins:
- a CDS encoding AAA family ATPase: MLLEFKTKNFKSFLEEMDFVMTPAPKQKGLEYSILKHKIGKKTYKGLCSAIIYGPNASGKTNIISAMDVFKEIILKGHINNTDELRSPDVSEGKLELIPNNLNKSPLPTSFYIRFVEDDLLVEYELEIDLGLFLDKDYSRKIVFECLRINDKTIFERSDKLEFFNLNSIEQYLINNFSENEDSAKAIARNNLNKTELFLTNGFKLMFSSKLVSFISKWLIEKFIVIYRADITEPRRKLDSTESGKIYISETTNEAAKLFGINSNALGYVIPEDGAESQLCSIFKDKNIAIPAEIFESYGTIRFIKMFPLILKALTEGAVLVLDEFDANIHPMAVMNIINIFHNDDINKKNAQLIFNTHNPIFLNSNIVRRDEIKFVERDEKTHLSTHYSLSDFKTSGTTGVRLSDDYLKHYFLGRYGAVKDIDFYDLFENLMSDNSSEDESHE, translated from the coding sequence ATGCTGTTAGAATTTAAGACAAAGAATTTCAAATCATTTTTAGAAGAAATGGATTTTGTGATGACGCCTGCTCCAAAACAAAAAGGTTTAGAGTATAGCATTCTAAAACACAAGATTGGTAAAAAAACATATAAAGGATTATGTTCAGCTATTATATATGGTCCTAATGCTTCTGGAAAAACAAACATAATCTCTGCTATGGATGTTTTCAAAGAAATCATTTTAAAGGGACATATCAATAATACCGATGAGTTAAGATCGCCAGATGTTTCTGAAGGAAAATTAGAACTGATTCCAAATAACTTAAACAAATCTCCTCTACCAACTAGTTTCTATATTCGTTTTGTTGAGGATGATTTATTAGTTGAATATGAATTAGAAATTGATTTAGGGTTATTTTTAGATAAAGACTATTCAAGAAAAATAGTTTTTGAATGTCTGCGAATTAATGATAAAACTATATTTGAAAGAAGTGATAAACTTGAATTCTTTAATCTAAATAGTATCGAACAATATTTAATTAATAATTTCAGTGAAAATGAGGATAGTGCAAAAGCAATAGCAAGAAACAATTTAAATAAAACTGAACTATTTCTAACAAATGGATTCAAATTAATGTTCAGTTCCAAATTAGTATCTTTCATTTCAAAATGGTTAATAGAAAAGTTCATTGTCATATATAGAGCAGATATTACAGAACCAAGAAGAAAATTAGATAGCACAGAAAGTGGTAAAATTTATATTAGTGAAACTACAAATGAAGCCGCTAAATTATTTGGTATTAATTCAAATGCATTAGGTTACGTTATTCCTGAAGATGGCGCAGAATCTCAACTATGCTCAATCTTTAAAGATAAAAATATCGCAATCCCAGCAGAAATCTTTGAATCCTATGGAACAATTAGATTTATTAAGATGTTCCCATTGATTTTAAAAGCTTTGACAGAAGGTGCAGTATTAGTGTTAGATGAATTTGATGCCAATATACATCCAATGGCTGTCATGAATATTATTAATATTTTCCATAATGATGATATCAACAAAAAGAATGCACAATTAATTTTTAATACACATAATCCTATTTTCTTGAATTCAAATATAGTAAGAAGAGATGAAATCAAGTTTGTGGAAAGAGATGAAAAAACACATCTAAGTACTCATTATTCTTTATCAGACTTTAAAACATCTGGAACTACAGGAGTTAGATTAAGTGATGATTATTTGAAGCACTACTTCTTAGGAAGATATGGTGCTGTTAAAGACATTGATTTCTATGATTTGTTTGAAAATCTAATGAGTGATAACTCAAGTGAGGATGAGTCACATGAATAG
- a CDS encoding Lrp/AsnC family transcriptional regulator, translating into MYLNGLDELDQKIIQLLVKNARMSYSDIGEKIGISRVAVKARIQALENKGIIEEYTTIINPQKISGAVSCYFEVETKPDSFKEVTDILNKNGIVTQIYRVTGRNKLHVHAVASSNEEMEHFLHNVIDTLPGVTSCSCNVILSRVKDIKGLRL; encoded by the coding sequence ATGTATTTAAATGGATTGGATGAGTTAGATCAGAAGATTATACAATTATTAGTAAAGAATGCCCGTATGTCTTATTCTGATATAGGAGAAAAGATTGGAATTTCTAGAGTAGCTGTTAAAGCACGTATTCAGGCTTTAGAGAATAAAGGAATTATTGAAGAATATACTACGATTATTAATCCTCAGAAGATCAGTGGTGCTGTATCCTGTTATTTTGAGGTAGAAACAAAGCCAGATTCTTTTAAAGAAGTAACTGATATATTAAATAAGAATGGTATAGTGACTCAGATCTATAGAGTAACGGGTAGAAATAAACTACATGTACATGCAGTGGCATCTTCTAATGAAGAGATGGAACATTTTCTTCATAATGTGATAGATACACTTCCTGGTGTTACAAGCTGTAGCTGTAATGTTATATTGTCACGTGTAAAGGACATAAAAGGATTAAGACTATAA